In Synechocystis sp. PCC 6714, the following are encoded in one genomic region:
- a CDS encoding phycobilisome protein, with product MQKDFERLFHRAEDHYLQPPEIIAFRKQLGLMGERLSAYRLVRDNEIVIFQAIADQLEEEFSNAPAAQLQQALLHWISILRYGSMAMLLSNPEYLQYRLLEWLEGMVQAHDLSAIETRLSALLKEQLQSLLGVPQYRLLEPFLVQADQTVLGQAPVSAMQEEEMITLGE from the coding sequence ATGCAAAAAGATTTTGAACGGCTCTTTCATCGGGCCGAGGACCACTATCTCCAACCTCCGGAAATCATTGCCTTCCGTAAGCAGCTGGGGTTGATGGGGGAACGGCTGAGTGCTTATCGTCTAGTCCGGGATAACGAAATTGTCATTTTCCAGGCGATCGCCGACCAGTTGGAAGAGGAATTTAGCAACGCCCCGGCAGCCCAATTGCAACAGGCCCTCCTGCACTGGATTAGCATTTTGCGCTATGGGTCCATGGCCATGCTCCTCAGTAATCCGGAATATCTCCAATACCGTTTACTGGAATGGCTCGAAGGTATGGTTCAAGCCCACGACCTATCGGCGATCGAAACCCGACTATCTGCATTGCTCAAGGAACAGTTGCAGTCCCTCTTGGGGGTTCCTCAATATCGTCTCCTAGAACCCTTTCTAGTCCAAGCCGACCAGACCGTCCTCGGCCAGGCCCCCGTCTCAGCCATGCAGGAAGAAGAAATGATAACCCTAGGAGAGTAA
- a CDS encoding V4R domain-containing protein: MIDVKALISAQPSKGNYFAPDIYLQGDNEFGLLENRSGARLIALPDTLIRGLFTALDSELGIGAGVALTACGKTWGSAFYKRFADELQEYYGKPIQAMEMVEFLQTFKQCWKTHGYGLVEIDLKYYQNGFIGAEVVNSPFIACAPQGKNPMGFLEAGILAAFFSQLTGENLHCEQTTCESLGAEKNLFILGLKERLKPVSAWLTEGHDHATIMELLCRQQG; the protein is encoded by the coding sequence ATGATCGATGTTAAAGCTCTAATTTCAGCCCAACCTTCCAAAGGCAATTACTTTGCCCCCGACATTTACCTCCAAGGGGATAATGAGTTTGGTTTGCTGGAAAATCGCAGTGGGGCACGGCTTATTGCTTTGCCAGACACCTTAATTAGGGGTTTATTTACAGCCCTCGATTCGGAACTTGGCATTGGAGCGGGGGTGGCCCTCACCGCCTGTGGCAAAACCTGGGGCAGTGCTTTCTACAAACGCTTTGCCGATGAACTCCAGGAATATTACGGCAAACCCATCCAGGCCATGGAAATGGTGGAATTTTTGCAGACTTTCAAGCAATGCTGGAAAACCCACGGTTACGGGCTAGTGGAAATCGATTTGAAATATTACCAAAACGGTTTCATTGGAGCGGAAGTGGTCAATTCCCCCTTCATTGCCTGTGCTCCCCAGGGCAAGAACCCCATGGGATTCCTGGAAGCGGGAATTCTCGCTGCCTTTTTCTCCCAGTTAACGGGGGAAAATCTCCACTGTGAGCAAACCACCTGTGAATCCCTGGGGGCAGAAAAAAATCTTTTCATCCTCGGTCTGAAGGAACGGCTTAAACCGGTTTCTGCGTGGTTAACAGAAGGCCATGACCATGCCACCATTATGGAACTGCTCTGTCGCCAACAGGGTTAG